A genomic region of Acipenser ruthenus chromosome 9, fAciRut3.2 maternal haplotype, whole genome shotgun sequence contains the following coding sequences:
- the LOC117406338 gene encoding 5-hydroxytryptamine receptor 1F-like, producing MDLTNCTNVNGSSEEPTEGPASKILISLTLSVLAVMTTAINSLVITAIIVTRKLHHPANYLICSLAVTDFLVAILVMPFSIVYIVKETWIMGQVVCNIWLSVDITCCTCSILHLSAIALDRYRAITDAVEYSRKRTPKHAAIMISVVWVISIFISMPPLFWTANKKDECLIKHSNIGFAIYSTFGAFYIPLALILILYYKIYRAAKTLYHKRSVSRIAKEMNGNVLLESTEKSSKNIPSTLCIPEKSLSEPSTDGDKIHITVRNPKCETRREKSWKRQNISSAREKKAATTLGLILGAFVICWLPFFLKEVIVNICMKCYISPNMSDFLTWLGYLNSLINPLIYTIFNEDFKKAFQKLIKCRHYL from the coding sequence ATGGATTTGACCAATTGTACCAATGTGaatggttcctctgaagaacctacCGAAGGGCCAGCGAGCAAGATCTTGATATCCCTAACGCTCTCTGTGCTTGCTGTAATGACGACGGCCATCAACTCCCTCGTGATCACAGCGATAATAGTGACGAGGAAGCTGCACCACCCAGCCAACTATTTAATATGCTCCCTTGCAGTCACTGACTTTCTGGTGGCCATCCTGGTGATGCCCTTTAGCATTGTGTACATCGTCAAGGAAACATGGATCATGGGTCAAGTGGTGTGCAATATCTGGCTCAGTGTTGATATCACATGCTGCACCTGCTCCATCTTGCACCTGTCTGCCATAGCTCTGGACAGGTACAGGGCTATCACAGATGCAGTCGAGTACTCAAGAAAAAGGACACCCAAACACGCCGCCATTATGATCTCGGTGGTGTGGGTTATCTCCATTTTCATTTCCATGCCGCCGTTGTTCTGGACAGCCAACAAGAAGGATGAATGCCTCATAAAGCACAGCAACATCGGCTTTGCCATTTATTCCACCTTTGGCGCCTTTTACATCCCGTTAGCCTTGATTCTCATCCTCTACTATAAAATATACAGGGCGGCCAAAACCCTCTACCACAAGAGAAGCGTAAGCCGGATTGCAAAAGAGATGAACGGCAACGTCTTGCTGGAGTCCACAGAAAAGAGTTCCAAGAACATCCCATCCACCCTGTGCATCCCAGAGAAATCCTTATCCGAACCTTCCACCGATGGAGACAAGATCCACATCACTGTCAGAAATCCCAAATGTGAAACCCGGAGAGAGAAGTCTTGGAAGAGGCAGAACATTTCAAGCGCTCGAGAGAAGAAAGCAGCCACGACTTTGGGTCTGATTTTAGGAGCATTTGTAATATGTTGGCTACCTTTCTTTTTGAAAGAAGTCATCGTCAACATTTGCATGAAGTGCTACATCTCTCCAAACATGTCAGATTTTCTGACGTGGCTGGGATACCTCAATTCTCTCATCAACCCATTGATCTACACCATCTTCAATGAGGATTTTAAAAAAGCCTTTCAGAAGCTGATCAAGTGCAGACATTACCTTTAA